Genomic segment of Larimichthys crocea isolate SSNF unplaced genomic scaffold, L_crocea_2.0 scaffold269, whole genome shotgun sequence:
ACAACACCCTAGTAATAATACTCTGCATTAACTGGTTCCTGTCTCTTGCACTGTGGTTGCATTCTTTGGTCTGTTACTGCTAAAACGCAACACATAAACCAATTACAATACCTCTCAACACCCCCATGAAGCTTTGGCAACCAGGACCCCCAGTTTGGGAAGCAGTACCCCAGAGTATCATTGCAGTCAGAACATGTGGCGGAATTTGAAAAGTTTGCAATCTGACTAAAATCAAAGACTGTTCTGTGTGAGGTATGTAACTCAACTAAGAAGATATCAAGGGAAATTTAAGCCAGTATTAAAAATGTTACAGCAAATAGAAATAGTCAATTAGATTAATTTCCATCAGGTGGAGTTTGGCCTGTCAACAAGGTTCCAATGTCTAGGCAAACACATCGGAAAAAAAATTAAGCTTAGCTGTCTAGAcctttttagaaaacaaaatgtcctAAACCACCTTTTCATTACACATTACACTATGTCAGCCTACACAACAgttttaaaactgaattttgtTCAGAAAGCGACTGTGACTTTAGACAATCTTCACTCGATAACTACCTCAGATTGAGATTGACTTTTGTGACATTGCCACCatttaaatctcatttaaaaatgctttttaagGCATAGATAGTGCCCACTTGAGCTCACACAAAATACTTCATTAACAAATGCTTTGTCACTGCCTGAATTCCTGCATTAACTTTTTATAGGTCATCCATTGGAAATggaatttgtgagtttttataaaacatctactAACACACTCACTAACCATTAGTacagaagaggaaaacatttataactgtgattataaaccatatactaatgagtatttacgtcagaaacatgctttataaatgatgaattcagtatttacTAATCCATAACTACTGTGCTTATCAATGATGAGGAAAACATTTGTAACCGTTTATAAACTACATACTTATGAGTATTCATGCGTTATAAATTAAGAATTCAGTATACATTAATGCTTAACTAATGCTTAATAGTGTGTATtcattataaagtgttaccagCACTTCCACTGTAATAGCATTGAACACTCTCCTAgtgtttacaaaaataaaactgcctGTGATCATGTGGACACCTGACTGTGTGCCAAAGACATGCATACTTCCTGTTatgttgtgtgtctgactttgtGACGTTTGGAGACGTCAACATATAAACTGTTCGAAAATGTGCTATCATCATTACAAAGTGTATCTTTTTTATATCAGCCTTACATAAAGAgaaagaacttttattttattacaaaacatttttatttgatgatgGTTTAGTCTATTTTGCACAATCAAAACTTCTTTTTTAGAAACATCATTTATCTCTGTCCACAGCATGGATCATCATCCCACCATCgacctcttcctccctctcaaTCGAACCTCGTCAAGCTTTTTAATGACCGCTGATGATTTCTTGGATGCCGCTGTGTAGCTCTTGAGCAGCTTCTCAAACAGTGCCTCTGTGTTGGGGTGGGTACTGAGGAAGGCCTTCTCCAGCACGTACAAGTCCACCCCCTTATCTTCCGGTAGAGCAGAGATGTAACTCAGGCCGAAGTCGATGAGGACCAGGTCGGACTCCCCGTTCTCCAGACTGCATCTCAGCAGCATGTTGGAGGTGGTCAGGTCTCCGTGGATAACGTCCTCATCGTGCATTTTGGCCAGGATGTGTCCCATCCTCTCAGCCAGccgctccagctccagctccttaCAGGAATCAGACTGCCGAGCGGACATGATGTGGTCACGCACAGTCGAGGAGCCAATGATTTCCTCCATGAAAATACAGTGGGAGGTGTAGTCCACAAAGTACACTACAGGGGCAGGTATGCCTGAGGAGAAGTGAAGATGAAGAGTATGATtcaacaaactgtgtttaaaagTCTAAAGATagaaaatcatcatcatgtcagGTATTTAAGGATCACCCTGACATCGTTTTAGATTGTCAGCAAAAtaccaaaagtaaaaatgactaaatactAACACAGTggtgttggggactattttcagcggtggattaatacacatttggtgctctaatGAGGTGATATTAGGCAGCAGGACTGGTGCCAGATTCCAAACATTTCAAGacattgaaaaacatttttttttaattacatgatGATGGAATattgtgtttaaacaaatgcaGTCTAAGAttgaggtgttttttgtttatttttttaaaggacaccTCCGGGCCTCCGTAGTTGAGCTCTTACTTCTCACCTGGCAATGGACTGGTCGACCCAGCACACAATCTTGACGGGTCACACATTTTGTTGTAACACCAGTTCGGTTCACAGTAAGTAACCCTCTCGTGTTCAGGCTATCTTAGGCTCCCTCCTTTTACCTTTTAATTAAACGCATTCATTTATTAAGCATGTTTCTCTTGACACAGACCGCTCAGCTATGGCTCAGACCTCCTCAGGACCTCCACAGCCCGTCGGGGGATGCTGCTGAACTTGCCTGCTTTCCGGCAGCGCAGCACGGAGCGGACCTCCTGCACCGTCCGGCGGTGTGTCAGCTTCTCGTCCAGCGCGGGGTGTCTGTAGCGTTTCGGGAACCTTTCCTTCACAATGGTTGGCTTTCCCAGAAAGTGTGCCCGGTACACCCGGGCCTCTGCGCCTTGTTTTAATAACTCAGCTTTACTGAGGAACTCTGGGACCGCCATGCTGTCCTCCTGAGCCATGTTTACCTCTGTCTTCTTTTActggctgctgctctgctgcttcctgtgctctgctgctctgtctcctACAGGCTGCCACCTAGTGGTCACCGCAagtactcaaaaaaaaaaattcagactttACACAAGATTATACagtcattaaatattatttaatgattcattattttgtttaatattatatatcaaACATTGATAAATTAACATTGGATAAAATAACAAATGGGTCTCTTCTAATAGTTCAAATTAATTTTGTTCAGCagttttatttgctgttttcctttttgtatttttcagtgaATTGTGTATAAAGCtcattcttaaaataaaaaacaacaataatagtTTTGTcttaacatatttacatttgtgGGTTTTTAAAAAGGCCGTGAAATACATCATGTTCCCAAATGTAATCTTCTTTCTGgaaaaactggagaaaaaaatattttttgattcTAGCCAAtcaccacagagagaaaaaacattaaaaacacaatctgtACCTTCTATTTCTTTATTACAGAATATGCAGATCTTCTGAtctaaatacacaaactgcagaaggaaatgtcacacacacacagaccacttTTAATGATAGACTTTATATTATGGATTAAGGTTTATGCAATGAAGTGTACCCATGTCAAAGGTCAGCATTAGGTTCAACCATTTTGTCTGCACTGTTTATTCACGACGTGAAAACACAGGCCAACATACTGAATGTCTTTACTGtgtatttccttttgttttgttaaacacCCATATTCCTTTATGTAGTAGACTGACTATTACTACTACAGGAAGGAATGAGGGATATTCTTtctgttgacctctgacctgtcaGAAAGGCACATGAGAACAGAGACGaacaaatattgattatttttaggCATGTCATTAAAATAGTGCTACTACATGAATTAGCAATATGACTTCAACTAATCAGCTATTGCTGCTACTGTATCTACTTGTACTTTTGGTGCTACTACTATTCTCACTAGTGACTGCCATTAGTGGTACTGCTGCTTTTGTACTATAGTACTACTACTGAATTAGTGTGAAACTGTTTCAAATATGGACATGTTCTAAACGCAGAGAATGATAACAACATTGATCAATCATAGACAACTATTACATTTGGTCAAATGACTAAGGTAGGAGGTGGTACTATATTTTCAGTCATCCAGTGGTGGACTAAATGTTCAGATGTCTCACCTCAGTGAAAGCAGTACACAAGAACTGTACTCTGTTACAGGTAAAAAGTACAACGTTTCCCTCTGAAATGCAGTGAAATAGAGGTAGAGAGTATATAAATAAGCTACAggtggagtcatggtggagtCATGATCTACTTCAAGTTAAAATTGTGACATATATGATAACGCTATATTATTTACAGTCAGTGGTCACAACATGAGACGTTGTGTACATGATGAGCTCAGCATTCAAGTGTTatcacatgaaaacattcacTGCTAGGCAATGGCAACATGCCAATAAGgaacacaaaacaggaaatacaaagGCATTCAGAAAATGTCTACCAATAGGTCACAACTCGTGAATTTTCAGACAATGTTGTGAATACAACAAGATCTGGATGTTCCAAAGACTCTCCTTGTGAACACGGTGAAGAAGACCACTTCTGATGGCAGCAGTGACCTGAAGTTTCTCTGGGTCCAGGGTTAGTACGCGTGAATTCAGCCGTCTGCTCGCAGCATTCCAAACATTCAACTGAAACCATCCGACTTTAGCTACCtaaaacatatttcactttttgttttaggTAGCTATCTTTAGCAGGATAGCTAGCTATCTGATAATAATCTAATTAATTTCATAAAATGCATTTAGGTCTGCAGATGTAAGAAATGGCTCCTATCAAGCTGGATATGTTACTGTTATTTAAAACAATTCAATTGTTACCTTACCTCGTCACCTGACACTgttaaagtccagtgtgtaccATTAGATGGATCTATCAGGAGACATAATatccataaatatgttttcataagtGTATAATAATCTGAGAATAGGAATTAGGTATACTGTAGAAGCATTATATCCTTTTCCACAGTGTCCATCAGAGCCTGGCCACTGTACTCCTACATTattgaggcgaggggtattcattTGGTTTAAATCTGCAaattcaccactagatgccactaaatcctccacactgatcctttaataAAAAttgtattcatttcttttttatcttgCTGTGTGTTCAGGACATCTGTGTGTTGGTGCCACATGTAGCCACATATAGTGCTTCTGGAAGTCTATAGAACCTTTAAGTTCTTCACCTGTAAATTCAATGAGCCAGAAGTAAAACTGCTGCCTGTTCCTTTAGCCCCGCTCCTGTGCGTGTCGGGAAGTCTCTCTGCCTTCTGGGAAAGTAAGTTGTCGACCTCTGGTGTCAAAACTTCGCCAAGTTTCTCTTCTTGCAACTTGATACTGCTGCTGCCACGTCGCTCTAACTTCCTGGAGGGGCAGAACTTTTCTCCTGCATCTTTGTACAGTATCAGTCCGTCTGCTGCTCACGGTGAGTCCATTTCTCGAAAACAGACGAAAATATACGAGTTGACAGCTGGAGGACCGAAATGTCTTCAGAGCTCCTGATAATGTCTGTCCCGTTTAACAGCAGCTTGCATTCCTGGACGGACAGAATAACGGCTCTGCTGACCACTCACATTTGgacctgcagacagagctgctgGAAGCAGTCAGGTACAGAGTCTGTTCTTATTTTAaactagacagacagacagacagacagacatgtaaaCAAAGAGTATTTACTAACGTTTGTGCAGTTCAGagagatattatattatattatattatattatattatattatattatattatattgtattgtattgtattatattatattatttactgcactacatttatctcaacaacaatttaaaaattaaaagactGACTGGAAAATAATctgcttaaataaataatcaacatGCTACTCATACTATATGAATGTGATTCTTTTCATTAGGGAAGCTTCACTGCAATTTACATCAGTGTGAATAATCCTTtaacagcatcagacatcaatAGGTCTGAGTAAAGAACAATGAAAAGACAATAATACATAGGagcacataaaaatataataaagctaATAAAAGATCAAAGCTAACAAAACAATCTTCACCTAAGGTCTACTTACTGtcttgttctggagctttcgacCGTATCACATGGTCCTTTTCAGCAGGTGTGTTGAGTTGTCTTAGaactgtacatatttaaactTTCCATTATAGATCCCATTGGCTTAAACTTTAAAGTATGTTTATAGCACATGTTTGTGCTATATAAAGTGTCCTCTCTGCCCCGATTTGCACAGGAAGGTCATTCCAGATTCTAGGAGCACAATTAGTTCAGTTTAGTATTCATGAGGAGTAGAATTCAGTTTATAAGAGACTGAGAAAATAATGGAAATATGCTGGCATTGTAGGAAACAGGATCCAGCATTTCTGAAGCTGCACCCTCATAAAAAATACTGTTGCCAGGATATcgcagcctctgctgctttgatcatAAGTTCCCAACTTTATGGAAGTTATCAAAAACATGTAAAGGGAAGTAAAAGTCATTATAGGGACACAAGGATGTGTAAAATACAGTGAAGTTTCTCTAAACTATGATGCTGTTGTTCCTCACTGCTTCGTCATTATCAGGACTCAGGATATTTGGCATTAACTAAACAGGCATTGCTACTGTTTTGTTGAGCCCATCTCTGAAGTGGACGCTCTAATGAAATCATGGCAATCAACAAGATGGTTGTCACGGCGACAGGGTTGCAACAAGCTCTTGTGGGCTCCCTTGTCTTTCCTTTAGCAGGAAAGCAGGAAACAAGACTCTTGGTGGTGCTAAACCAGGAACGCACCACGACAACTGgagatgatttgatgtttttctcatATTTCACAGAGGATGTCTTCAAATGCATGACTACAGACCTGCACAGCCTGGCTGAAATGTGAACATAACAGGACAGAAACAATGGGTGAGTTATGTCTGAATCATTCTACCACTGTAAAGCTGTCACTGTATGTAACGAATGTTCCCCTGCAAAGTGATTGTTTTTACTCTGATGTAAAGTAAGGTAAGAAACAGTGTGACctgtttaaaataatgttaaaataatttaataataataaaataatgtttaaaataatgttaaaatagtttaataataataaaataatgtttaaaataatgttaaaataatttccccctgggaatattaaagtatttctgattatgATACTGATTCTGATTAAAGTCAGAGCAGATAGCCATGCTTCAGAGTATGTAACTAACTAATGTATTTAGACCATCAAGGgacatgaaaaaacatgaaatgattcaaatcaatcaaatgtgCAAAGAAAGGTAAACTGTCAGATTTGAGTGTGTCTGCAGTCAGGAGTGAGGTGTTCTAAGCTTCATTTTCCACATATGAATGGAAGAAAAGGGAATCTTTCCTCACCGTGAAGATTCAGCAGCTTTCATTTGGACTCATCATTTGCATTTCGGTCAATAGATGCTGCACATGAAAGACTCCCAGGTTATTGtgaggagcagctgcagagcaTTCATGCAAACTACAATATGACAGACACtgtaaacaaagagacagactgtattttatgtatgtataaagGATCGTCAAGAATCATAAAGAATTGTTCCCTTGTGTTGCACATACTGTAGGAATAAAGTTTCAGTGGTGACCAGTCTCATCTGTTACATATTCACTGTGaaatgcacaaaacacaaaaagttaAAGTACTCTTTATGCAGTGGCAGCTTTCAGATATTGTCTCCAATAGTTCTTATTGGATCATTGAGTAATTGGCATGTTgcaggtggtggaggtggagcaaATTGTGACTTCTGaattgactttgttttttatttgattgtagATTTATGGAgctgcaaatgtgttttgttaagAGGGCTCTTctcaaaaaggtttttttttcctcctaggCAACTCCATCCTCCTGTTGGCCAGTGTGGCATCCACTCTGGGTGGCCTGGTCTTTGGTTATGAGCTGGGTATCATCTCAGGTGCTTTGCTGCAGCTCAAAGTGGAGTTCAGACTCTCGTGTGTCCAACAGGAGGCTCTGGTCAGCTCTTTGTTAATTGGAGCTCTGATGGCGTCCGTCGTGGGCGGCTTCTTGATCGACCATCGGGGCTGCAGGAACTCCATTCTCCTCAGCAACATCCTGATCCTAACAGGCAGCCTGGTCCTGCTCGTCAGCTCCTATTCTGTGCTGGTGGTAGGCAGGATCATAGTGGGCTTTGCCATGTGTATATCCTCTATGTCCTGCTGCATCTTTGTGTCCGAGGTGGTTACCCCTGACCGCAGGGGCTTCCTGGTAACACTGTACGAAGCTGGGATCACTGTAGGCATCCTGGCAGCTTATGGCATGAACTACATTCTGTCTGATTCCAAAAGAGGGTGGAAGTGGATGTTTGGATTAGCCATAGTCCCGACTTTAATCCAGCTAGTCTCTATCTGGTTTCTTCCATCCACCACTAAAGAATCTTTAAaccaaagagagggagagtccATGACAACCATTGAAAGCCAAGAAGCAGATGATTCAAAACTCAGcataaaaaacactaaaattcaGTACAACAGCATGTACCTTTTTCAGGGTAAAGACAACATGAGGACACGGACTGCCATTGGCCTTGGTCTGGTGCTCTTTCAGCAGTTCACAGGCCAGCCTAACGTTCTCTTCTACGCCTCCACCATCTTCCACTCAGTGGGGTTTCAGAGCAATGCCTCAGCAGTGCTGGCGTCTGTGGGCTTGGGGTTTGTCAAAGTGATTGCTACTCTGACCTCCATGGTGTTTTCAGACAAGGTGGGCAGGAGGCCTCTGCTCATCAGCGGATGCTCTGTTATGGCGCTGTCTCTGATAACCATTGGACTCCTCAGTGGACATTCTGTGATGGATGCTACGAGGCCTTGTAATCCTGAGGACTTCAACGTTAACACAACAGATCTACCTCAATTAACTGTTAGTGGTGGTCGGTCAGTCTTTGGCACGCCTTTTGATGAGAACCAAAGGCTCCTTAATAACAACACACAAGGTCAAGATGTAGTACTTGATGACGTTAGACAGAAATCACTGGACACTCCTCTGGCATCTTCTCCTCAAGTCCATGACACAGTAGTGAACTGGATCATTCTCGTGTGTATGATGGCTGTTGTCAGTGCATACTCCGTTGGATTTGGACCAAGTTTGTATACTTTCTCAAAATAATTTTGTATTAGTTAGTTAACTGTaggtataaaaaaaagtattttggattgttcatttaaatctaaacaaagcaaaatgtaaATGGCGAGCAGCTACAATGCAAAGTCTTTAAAATAACGTTATGCAACATAGAGACTCAGCTTTTCCAATGGGGTAGTAGAGCTGGGAAATAaagtgtattttgtcttttgtctttgtctccagTGACCTGGCTTCTCCTGAGCGAAATATTTCCAGCTGCTATCAGAGGAAGAGCTTTTGCATTCACCAACTGCTTCAACTGGGGCGCCAACCTGCTGGTCACGTTCACTTTCCTCAATTTAATTGGTGAGTTCCCACCGTCTTTACAGTGGACACTTTGGTCAAGTGTGactaatcataataatgatagtTCTGCTCCATTAACATT
This window contains:
- the tp53rk gene encoding EKC/KEOPS complex subunit TP53RK, with the translated sequence MAQEDSMAVPEFLSKAELLKQGAEARVYRAHFLGKPTIVKERFPKRYRHPALDEKLTHRRTVQEVRSVLRCRKAGIPAPVVYFVDYTSHCIFMEEIIGSSTVRDHIMSARQSDSCKELELERLAERMGHILAKMHDEDVIHGDLTTSNMLLRCSLENGESDLVLIDFGLSYISALPEDKGVDLYVLEKAFLSTHPNTEALFEKLLKSYTAASKKSSAVIKKLDEVRLRGRKRSMVG
- the slc2a10 gene encoding solute carrier family 2, facilitated glucose transporter member 10; its protein translation is MGNSILLLASVASTLGGLVFGYELGIISGALLQLKVEFRLSCVQQEALVSSLLIGALMASVVGGFLIDHRGCRNSILLSNILILTGSLVLLVSSYSVLVVGRIIVGFAMCISSMSCCIFVSEVVTPDRRGFLVTLYEAGITVGILAAYGMNYILSDSKRGWKWMFGLAIVPTLIQLVSIWFLPSTTKESLNQREGESMTTIESQEADDSKLSIKNTKIQYNSMYLFQGKDNMRTRTAIGLGLVLFQQFTGQPNVLFYASTIFHSVGFQSNASAVLASVGLGFVKVIATLTSMVFSDKVGRRPLLISGCSVMALSLITIGLLSGHSVMDATRPCNPEDFNVNTTDLPQLTVSGGRSVFGTPFDENQRLLNNNTQGQDVVLDDVRQKSLDTPLASSPQVHDTVVNWIILVCMMAVVSAYSVGFGPMTWLLLSEIFPAAIRGRAFAFTNCFNWGANLLVTFTFLNLIDVIGLSGMFLLYGMCAVAAGIFFYFMLPETKGKTLEEIDKELRLNRFHHSEECCGILGWRNASPQYQRVHCQVSTSE